The following are encoded together in the Juglans microcarpa x Juglans regia isolate MS1-56 chromosome 2D, Jm3101_v1.0, whole genome shotgun sequence genome:
- the LOC121250482 gene encoding uncharacterized protein LOC121250482 — protein MHNISSDRSSTSSCSTSPLPPSQPPWYNSHCPATLSPPRSNKHRRCLYFSPRKQSRFFSACCRLTQPSRAVPPATAMPFLGQATTSRQFRPLTHIPQPFNTEAQPYQAAGPLFLLPETEPPLAAISSTFPLPSTTASVYRNYRRGLPVTPVRRKPPRAPVKRRTHHRRPQLTPSAVARSLPSR, from the exons ATGCACAATATCTCCTCGGATCGCAGCTCCACTTCGTCGTGCTCCACTTCGCCGTTGCCCCCTTCTCAACCACCGTGGTACAACTCCCACTGCCCAGCCACCCTGTCTCCTCCTCGGTCAAACAAACACCGAAGATGCCTCTATTTTAGTCCCCGAAAACAGAGCAGGTTTTTCTCTGCTTGCTGCCGTTTGACGCAGCCCAGCCGTGCAGTACCACCAGCCACTGCCATGCCCTTCCTCGGCCAGGCCACCACAAGCCGCCAGTTCCGTCCGTTGACCCATATCCCTCAGCCATTCAATACAGAAGCGCAGCCTTACCAAGCCGCGGGACCTCTGTTTTTGCTTCCCGAAACAGAGCCACCACTTGCAGCTATCTCCAGCACTTTCCCGCTGCCATCAACCACGGCAAGTGTATACAGAAACTACCGACGAGGACTTCCCGTCACCCCAGTCCGCCGCAAGCCGCCTCGGGCCCCAGT CAAGCGCCGCACCCACCACCGCCGACCTCAGCTAACTCCGAGCGCTGTCGCACGTTCCCTTCcttctcggtga